From the Exiguobacterium marinum DSM 16307 genome, the window GGCGGTCCGTGAACTTCAAGAAGAATTGGGACTATGTGTCTTGCCTGAACAGCTTCGTTTCGTGACGACGATCAAGCGCGAGACGTACTTCTTAGATTTGTATGTATACACGAGCGAGCGGTCGATTGATTTGAGACAACTCTCTTTACAAATCGATGAAGTGGTCGATGTGAGATTAGAGGAGTGGGACACCGTGCTCGATTCTGTTGAACTCGTACCTACTGTCAAAGAACGATTGATCCGGTTCGGTCACTTGATTCGAACGTGATATGCTACACTCAACATGGAAGAAACAAGGGAGGGAACAGAGTGAAACGTTTAGAATTGGCACGACGCATCGAAGGTATAAAAGCGGAGGGGACGTCTGCTTATATTCGACACCGCAAACAAACCCCTCCCTATGAAGGTGCGGAACTGCACGTTGAAGGTAAAGGGCACGTATTCAAAATGGGGAATATGAGCTTTGCAGTCGGATTCGGACTCAACCGACCGACAAGCTTCTATGACCTGCATCAGATGGAAAAGTGGGTGCGTGGGAAAAATGTGTCTCGCCTACATATCGAAGTTTGTCCATTAGCGGATGATTCCTTACTGCGCTTACTGCAAGAACGCAATTATACGCTCGATCA encodes:
- a CDS encoding NUDIX hydrolase, which codes for MSRETWDLLDENRQPLGRTHFRGDDLEPNTFHTVIEVFTFDPDGKLLLSRRHPDKKYPLLWEGTGGSILAGEMSREGAVRELQEELGLCVLPEQLRFVTTIKRETYFLDLYVYTSERSIDLRQLSLQIDEVVDVRLEEWDTVLDSVELVPTVKERLIRFGHLIRT